Proteins found in one Triticum aestivum cultivar Chinese Spring chromosome 4D, IWGSC CS RefSeq v2.1, whole genome shotgun sequence genomic segment:
- the LOC123097277 gene encoding pre-mRNA-processing factor 17 codes for MDLLQSSYAPGDASSPEDESLSSPDTSPLRLPSKSAAPAVDETALALSAAAASTSRPLDPSLHLIPFNPTADQLWAPVLGPQHPHAPISSASGHRNHKLGHVEDAALLPFLFDEQYNTFHRFGYASDPSGLHIIGDAQPQAPDLDTVYNLPPSEHKRRRIQSREENHEPLPPEAQNPASDEWVVHNKQSPWAGNREGPPVELTDEQRQYAEAHAAKKAEKEARGEGKEKTEVVVKSTFHGKEEKDYQGRSWITPPKDAKATNERCYIPKRCVHEWIGHTKGVSAIRFFPKYGHLLLSASMDCKIKIWDVLESKTCMRTYMGHSKAVRDISFSNDGSKFLSAGYDRNIQYWDTETGQVISTFSTGKVPYVVKLNPDEDKQHILLAGMSDKKIVQWDMKSGQITQEYDQHLGAVNTITFVDNNRRFVTSSDDKSLRVWEFGIPVVIKYISEPHMHSMPSIAVHPNSNWLAAQSLDNQILIYSTKERFQLNKKKRFAGHIVAGYACQVSFSPDGRFVMSGDGEGSCWFWDWKSCRRFKTLKCHNGVCIGCEWHPLETSKVATCGWDGVIKYWD; via the exons ATGGATCTTCTCCAGTCCTCGTACGCGCCTGGCGACGCATCCTCGCCGGAGGACGAGTCGCTCTCCTCCCCGGACACCTCCCCGCTCCGCCTCCCCTCCAagtccgccgcccccgccgtcgatgAGACAGCGCTCGCGctatccgccgccgccgcttccacCTCCCGTCCTCTCGACCCCTCTCTCCACCTCATCCCCTTCAACCCCACCGCCGACCAGCTCTGGGCGCCCGTCCTCGGTCCTCAGCACCCCCACGCGCCCATCTCATCCGCCTCTGGTCACCGTAACCACAAGCTCGGTCACGTCGAAGACGCAGCGCTCCTCCCCTTCCTCTTCGACGAGCAGTATAACACTTTCCATCGCTTCGGCTACGCATCTGACCCCTCCGGCCTCCACATCATCGGTGACGCGCAGCCACAGGCGCCCGACCTCGACACCGTCTACAACCTCCCTCCTTCTGAGCACAAGCGCCGCCGCATCCAATCCAGGGAGGAAAACCACGAGCCCCTCCCCCCAGAGGCCCAAAACCCTGCATCCGACGAGTGGGTCGTGCACAACAAACAGAGTCCCTGGGCTGGCAATCGGGAGGGCCCGCCTGTGGAGCTCACGGACGAGCAGAGACAGTACGCCGAGGCACATGCGGCCAAGAAGGCTGAGAAGGAGGCACGAGGCGAAGGGAAGGAGAAAACAGAGGTGGTGGTCAAGAGCACCTTCCATGggaaggaggagaaggactacCAGGGACGATCGTGGATCACTCCACCCAAGGATGCCAAGGCGACCAACGAGCGCTGTTATATTCCCAAGAGGTGTGTACATGAGTGGATTGGACACACCAAGGGGGTCTCAGCGATCAGATTTTTTCCCAAGTATGGCCATCTATTGCTGTCTGCAAGTATGGATTGTAAGATTAAAATTTGGGACGTGCTTGAGTCGAAGACATGTATGCGGACTTACATGGGGCACTCCAAGGCGGTACGGGATATATCGTTCTCTAATGACGGTAGTAAGTTCTTGAGTGCTGGCTATGACCGGAATATTCAGTATTGGGATACCGAAACTGGGCAGGTGATCTCAACCTTCTCTACTGGTAAGGTACCTTATGTCGTGAAGCTCAATCCTGATGAAGATAAGCAGCATATTCTCCTTGCTGGGATGAGTGACAAGAAGATTGTGCAGTGGGATATGAAGTCAGGGCAGATCACACAGGAATATGATCAGCACTTGGGGGCGGTGAACACTATTACCTTTGTAGATAATAATAGGAGGTTTGTGACATCTAGCGATGACAAGTCTCTTCGTGTGTGGGAGTTTGGCATCCCTGTAGTTATTAAGTATATCAGTGAGCCGCACATGCACTCCATGCCGTCTATTGCAGTACACCCGAACTCTAACTGGCTGGCAGCACAGAGCTTGGACAATCAGATACTGATATACAGCACCAAGGAAAGGTTTCAACTTAATAAGAAGAAGAGGTTTGCAGGCCACATTGTGGCAGGTTATGCTTGTCAGGTGAGCTTCTCTCCTGATGGGAGGTTTGTGATGTCAGGAGACGGTGAAGGTAGTTGCTGGTTCTGGGACTGGAAAAGCTGCAGGAGATTCAAGACATTGAAGTGCCACAATGGAGTTTGCATTGGATGTGAGTGGCATCCGTTGGAGACTAGCAAGGTTGCAACATGTGGATGGGATGGCGTCATAAAATACTG GGATTAA